One Schistocerca nitens isolate TAMUIC-IGC-003100 chromosome 1, iqSchNite1.1, whole genome shotgun sequence DNA segment encodes these proteins:
- the LOC126225909 gene encoding uncharacterized protein LOC126225909 — protein sequence MFWKDDRTRETHVIAGDSIRQHVSLSDALKFLPQPFDSNKFQLNEFLDNCDSAFELVAPEQHGVLLKFVKAHIVGAARSKLLVRDLTTTWSDVCAILVENYACKRTLDYYACKLFASRQERGEILTEAIRGVITEAELAGSVALVFKLGRAVFIQGLYDDRVKIIVSARGESVTLSESVDIAATKETAVASAKEKPIKRNTLGQ from the exons atgttctggaaggacgacaGGACACGGGAGACGCACGTGATCGCGGGAGATTCCATCAG GCAACACGTTAGCTTGAGTGATGCGTTAAAGTTTTTGCCTCAGCCTTTTGatagtaataaatttcagctgaacGAGTTTCTAGACAACTGTGATAGTGCGTTTGAGTTAGTGGCCCCTGAACAGCACGGTGTGTTACTGAAGTTTGTCAAGGCGCACATTGTGGGTGCAGCTAGAAGTAAGTTATTAGTTAGAGACTTGACAACCACTTGGTCCGATGTATGTGCTATACTTGTTGAAAATTACGCTTGTAAACGCACGTTGGATTACTATGCGTGTAAACTGTTTGCAAGTCGTCAGGAAAGAGGTGAAATCCTCAC AGAAGCCATCCGAGGTGTGATAACAGAAGCTGAATTGGCTGGGAGTGTTGCGCTAGTGTTTAAATTAGGAAGAGCAGTGTTCATACAGGGACTCTATGACGACAGAGTCAAAATAATAGTGAGTGCTAGAGGAGAGTCCGTGACACTCTCTGAATCTGTTGACATTGCTGCTACGAAGGAAACCGCGGTAGCATCGGCTAAAGAGAAGCCGATCAAGAGAAATAC